In a single window of the Littorina saxatilis isolate snail1 linkage group LG5, US_GU_Lsax_2.0, whole genome shotgun sequence genome:
- the LOC138967395 gene encoding methylthioribose-1-phosphate isomerase-like, whose protein sequence is MTLQAIRYERGSLEILDQLLLPDTSQYIPIVSTEDGWQAIKKMQVRGAPAIAIVGCLSLAVELEEKKFDSVRDLQAFVEERLNYLVTARPTAVNMADAAARFISFTKTLAAQDSLSQQDLSLKLIEEFESMLEKDICTNKKIGQYGGEDIVARSTTSKVCILTHCNTGSLATAGYGTALGVIRYLHEKSKLDQVFCTETRPYNQGSRLTAYELVYEKMNATLICDSMAAILMKQKNISAVVVGADRVVANGDTANKVGTYQLAIVAKHHKVPFYVACPLTTYDGTKETGEEIVIEERPATEMTTVKGVQVAAEGIQCWNPAFDVTPASLITGGIITEYGVFPPGKLRQGVEQYL, encoded by the exons ATGACTCTGCAAGCCATACGCTATGAACGTGGCAGTCTGGAAATTTTGGACCAACTATTGTTGCCAGACACATCGCAGTACATACCGATTGTCAGCACGGAGGATGGATGGCAGGCTATCAAGAAGATGCAG GTGAGAGGAGCACCGGCTATTGCTATAGTCGGCTGCCTCAGCTTGGCAGTTGAGCTTGAAGAGAAGAAGTTTGATTCAGTGAGGGATCTTCAAGCCTTTGTAGAGGAGCGTCTAAATTATTTGGTGACAGCTCGCCCTACAGCTGTCAACATGGCGGATGCTGCAGCGCGATTCATCTCCTTCACGAAAACACTGGCCGCTCAGGACAGCCTCAGTCAACAGGACTTGAGTCTTAA GTTAATAGAAGAGTTTGAATCCATGCTAGAGAAGGACATCTGCACCAACAAAAAGATTGGTCAGTATGGGGGCGAGGACATTGTGGCCAGAAGTACGACGTCCAAGGTGTGCATCCTTACCCACTGCAACACGGGGTCGCTGGCCACAGCAGGCTACGGAACGGCACTAG GTGTGATTCGTTATCTTCATGAAAAGTCCAAGCTTGACCAAGTGTTCTGCACAGAAACTCGCCCGTACAATCAGGGCTCACGGCTGACAGCCTACGAACTGGTTTACGAGAAGATGAACGCTACTCTCATATGTGACAGCATGGCAGCCATCTTGATGAAGCAAAAAAACATATCCGCCGTGGTGGTTGGTGCGGACCGTGTGGTCGCTAATGGCGACACAGCCAACAAGGTGGGCACCTATCAGCTGGCTATTGTGGCCAAGCACCACAAGGTTCCATTCTATGTCGCCTGCCCTCTCACCACTTACGATGGAACCAAGGAGACCGGGGAAGAAATCGTCATAGAGGAACGACCGGCAACTGAAATGACAACTGTCAAGGGTGTGCAAGTTGCTGCAGAAG GTATTCAGTGCTGGAACCCTGCATTTGATGTGACCCCTGCAAGCTTGATCACTGGCGGCATCATCACAGAGTATGGCGTCTTTCCTCCCGGGAAGCTAAGACAGGGAGTAGAACAATACCTGTAA